The Microbacterium sp. LWH7-1.2 genome window below encodes:
- a CDS encoding sugar ABC transporter permease, whose protein sequence is MTRTSTSRPARRPRSDLRAALVFIAPAALGLLAFYFVPALRGLWFSFTDQNLIGSGEFIGADNYVRMVSDPLFWNSLAVTVQYVAINIGVQTVLALLLAVLLHRLTRSVTIRGLILLPYLVANVVVALVWFWMADYSTGIINVALDAFGLDRVAFFGDPATAIPTIALINVWRFVGYTALLLFAGLQVIPGQYYEAASLDGASEWRMFWTITMPLLRPVLALVMVITVVGSFQIFDTVAVTTEGGPVNASRVIYYYIYQQAFERFDLGYASALSVFLVVILSIIAYAQLKIMRSNRSDLA, encoded by the coding sequence ATGACCCGGACCTCGACATCCCGACCAGCACGCCGCCCCCGGTCGGACCTGCGTGCGGCTCTCGTGTTCATCGCGCCGGCCGCGCTGGGCCTCCTCGCGTTCTACTTCGTTCCCGCGCTGCGGGGGCTCTGGTTCAGCTTCACCGATCAGAACCTCATCGGCTCGGGTGAGTTCATCGGCGCCGACAACTATGTGCGGATGGTCTCCGATCCGCTGTTCTGGAACTCGCTGGCCGTGACCGTCCAGTACGTTGCGATCAACATCGGCGTCCAGACGGTGCTCGCGTTGCTGCTGGCCGTCCTGCTCCACCGACTGACGCGCTCCGTCACCATCCGGGGCCTCATCCTGCTGCCCTACCTCGTGGCCAACGTGGTGGTCGCGCTGGTGTGGTTCTGGATGGCCGACTATTCCACGGGCATCATCAACGTCGCCCTCGATGCCTTCGGCCTCGACCGCGTCGCCTTCTTCGGAGACCCCGCCACGGCCATTCCGACCATCGCCCTGATCAACGTCTGGCGCTTCGTGGGGTACACGGCGCTGCTTCTGTTCGCGGGACTGCAGGTGATACCGGGCCAGTACTACGAGGCGGCGTCGCTGGACGGAGCCTCGGAGTGGCGGATGTTCTGGACGATCACGATGCCCCTGCTGCGTCCGGTGCTGGCGCTGGTGATGGTGATCACCGTGGTCGGCAGCTTCCAGATCTTCGACACGGTCGCGGTGACGACCGAAGGCGGGCCCGTCAACGCCAGCCGCGTCATCTACTACTACATCTACCAACAGGCCTTCGAACGATTCGACCTCGGCTACGCCAGTGCCCTGTCCGTGTTTCTCGTCGTGATCCTGTCGATCATCGCCTACGCCCAACTCAAGATCATGCGGTCCAACCGCTCGGACCTGGCCTGA
- a CDS encoding carbohydrate ABC transporter permease, giving the protein MTLTSHRAPVAAPAPSAAAPNRRRPRRIRWGRIVAWAILGIVLLITLFPFYWMLRTALSNNNALYLEPGNLLPVDPTLGGFRRVLGLATPEDAAAEGGTTGSIDFWLYLRNSVVVSTVITAGQVLFSSMAAYAFARLTWKGRDVVFFLFLTAMMIPPIFVQLPNFILIRDLGLLNTLAGIILPFFFMTPFAIFFMRQFFLGIPREIEEAAMIDGAGHARMFFRVILPMSATPVVTLSLLTYITAWGEYFWPLLVGRGEDSRVLTVALGIFRAQTPQTGPDWAGLMAGTLIAALPVLILFLIFGRRFIDNLGYSGIK; this is encoded by the coding sequence ATGACTCTCACTTCGCACCGGGCCCCCGTCGCCGCGCCGGCTCCGTCGGCCGCCGCACCGAACCGTCGGCGCCCACGCCGCATCCGGTGGGGGCGGATCGTCGCGTGGGCGATCCTCGGCATCGTGCTGCTGATCACCCTCTTCCCCTTCTACTGGATGCTGCGTACCGCGTTGTCCAACAACAACGCTCTCTACCTCGAGCCCGGCAACCTCCTCCCGGTCGACCCGACCCTGGGCGGCTTCCGTCGCGTACTCGGTCTCGCCACGCCCGAGGATGCAGCGGCCGAGGGTGGAACGACGGGGTCGATCGACTTCTGGCTGTACCTGCGCAACTCCGTGGTCGTGTCCACGGTGATCACGGCGGGACAGGTGCTGTTCTCCTCCATGGCGGCCTACGCATTCGCGCGGCTGACCTGGAAGGGGCGCGACGTCGTGTTCTTCCTCTTCCTGACCGCGATGATGATTCCGCCGATCTTCGTCCAGTTGCCGAACTTCATCCTGATCCGCGACCTCGGCCTGCTGAACACGCTCGCGGGCATCATCCTGCCGTTCTTCTTCATGACGCCGTTCGCGATCTTCTTCATGCGTCAGTTCTTCCTGGGCATTCCTCGCGAGATCGAAGAGGCGGCGATGATCGACGGCGCCGGGCACGCGCGGATGTTCTTCCGCGTCATCCTGCCCATGTCGGCGACGCCCGTCGTGACGCTCTCATTGCTCACTTACATCACCGCGTGGGGCGAGTACTTCTGGCCGCTGCTGGTGGGGCGCGGGGAGGACTCGCGCGTGCTCACCGTCGCCCTCGGCATCTTCCGTGCTCAGACACCCCAGACCGGTCCCGACTGGGCCGGACTCATGGCGGGAACTCTCATCGCAGCTCTGCCCGTCCTCATCCTCTTCTTGATCTTCGGACGAAGGTTCATCGACAACCTCGGCTACTCCGGAATCAAGTAG
- a CDS encoding sugar ABC transporter substrate-binding protein encodes MSHSTPTTRRIVAALAAASVPALLLSSCSGQGGNSGAAEPEAITYWLWDSNQQPAYEQCADDFEAESGITVKIEQFGWADYWQGLTTGFASGTAPDVFADHLSYYPEFVSQGQLLDISDRVEEDGIDLSIYQDGLAELWVDQEGGRYGLPKDFDTVATFYNEKMVEEAGITPEQLAELAWSPDGSGTFDEVVAALTVDANGVRGNEDGFDPRNVAVYGLALSGNGLNASGQQTWAPYALGNDWYFGDKTPWTTEWNFDDPKFVETIEWYQSLQERGFMPSVDIALSEADPLNGYLAGRYALVTDGSWMNGSYLGQSDVPTKVVPTPVGPSGQRASVFNGLSDAIWAGSEHPDQAWEWVKYLGSAPCQDVVAENAVVFPAIKTSTELATAAFAEKGWDVSGFTVQVDDGTTALLPIADHWSEINDTVTAAVESFLQGSADSSVFKTANDSVNALFQ; translated from the coding sequence ATGTCGCACTCCACTCCCACCACCCGGCGTATCGTCGCCGCCCTCGCCGCGGCTTCCGTCCCGGCCCTCCTGCTCTCGTCCTGTTCGGGACAAGGAGGGAACTCCGGGGCCGCGGAACCGGAGGCCATCACCTATTGGCTCTGGGACTCCAACCAACAACCCGCCTACGAGCAGTGCGCCGATGACTTCGAGGCCGAGTCCGGCATCACCGTCAAGATCGAGCAGTTCGGCTGGGCAGACTACTGGCAGGGACTTACCACGGGCTTCGCCTCGGGCACCGCGCCGGACGTCTTCGCCGATCACTTGTCGTACTACCCGGAGTTCGTCTCTCAGGGCCAGCTTCTCGACATCTCCGACCGTGTCGAGGAGGACGGCATCGATCTCTCGATCTACCAGGACGGGCTCGCAGAGCTGTGGGTCGACCAGGAGGGGGGTCGGTACGGCCTCCCCAAGGACTTCGACACCGTCGCGACCTTCTACAACGAGAAGATGGTCGAGGAAGCCGGGATCACACCGGAACAGCTGGCCGAGCTGGCTTGGAGCCCCGATGGCTCCGGCACCTTCGACGAGGTGGTCGCGGCGCTTACCGTCGACGCGAACGGCGTGCGCGGCAACGAGGACGGGTTCGATCCTCGCAACGTCGCGGTGTACGGTCTCGCGCTGAGCGGAAACGGCTTGAACGCGTCGGGCCAGCAGACGTGGGCACCCTACGCGCTCGGCAACGACTGGTACTTCGGCGACAAGACGCCCTGGACCACCGAGTGGAACTTCGACGACCCGAAGTTCGTCGAGACCATCGAGTGGTACCAGAGCCTCCAGGAGCGCGGCTTCATGCCGTCGGTCGACATCGCTCTGTCCGAGGCCGACCCGCTCAACGGCTACCTCGCCGGTCGCTACGCCCTGGTCACCGATGGCAGCTGGATGAACGGGTCCTACCTCGGCCAGTCCGACGTCCCTACGAAGGTCGTGCCGACGCCGGTCGGTCCGAGCGGGCAGCGCGCCAGCGTCTTCAATGGCCTCTCGGATGCGATCTGGGCCGGCAGCGAGCACCCGGACCAGGCGTGGGAGTGGGTGAAGTACCTGGGATCGGCCCCATGTCAGGACGTCGTCGCCGAGAACGCCGTCGTCTTCCCCGCCATCAAGACGTCCACGGAGCTGGCCACTGCGGCGTTCGCCGAAAAGGGGTGGGATGTCTCGGGCTTCACCGTGCAGGTCGATGACGGCACGACAGCCCTTCTGCCGATCGCCGACCACTGGTCCGAGATCAACGACACCGTGACGGCTGCGGTCGAGTCGTTCCTGCAGGGCAGTGCCGACAGCAGCGTCTTCAAGACCGCGAACGACAGCGTCAACGCGCTGTTCCAGTGA
- a CDS encoding transposase, translating to MPKPYPKEFRDDVVAVARRREDGMTIKQVATDFGISETCLQNWLRQADVENGNRAGVTASESAELRELRKRNRLLEQENEVLQKAAAYLAQANLPGK from the coding sequence GTGCCTAAGCCTTATCCCAAGGAGTTCCGTGACGACGTGGTCGCCGTCGCTCGTCGCCGCGAGGACGGTATGACGATCAAGCAAGTCGCGACCGACTTCGGCATCAGCGAGACGTGCCTACAGAACTGGCTCCGTCAGGCCGATGTCGAGAACGGCAATCGTGCCGGGGTGACCGCGTCGGAGTCGGCGGAGCTGAGGGAGCTGCGGAAGCGGAACCGGCTCCTCGAGCAAGAGAACGAAGTGCTGCAGAAAGCGGCGGCGTATCTGGCGCAGGCGAACCTGCCGGGAAAATGA
- a CDS encoding TetR/AcrR family transcriptional regulator, translating into MTPQAPSASPARSEEAAEARKQQILMAAADLIADKGFAATRVGDIAKRAKVSHGLVNFYFGSLENLLIEALLSTEERFYEVADSIATRPTSGTERLRRLVEWVFSEDSRQTRAWTLWLESWAEAAHRDVVADARARQDERWRTLFDNAVADDFPGSEEERESAILTLAALLDGLMVQVALEDPTITTAKAYELGVRYTEQMMK; encoded by the coding sequence ATGACACCCCAAGCACCCAGCGCATCCCCCGCCCGCAGTGAAGAAGCCGCTGAAGCACGCAAGCAGCAGATCCTCATGGCAGCTGCCGACCTCATCGCCGACAAGGGATTCGCCGCCACTCGGGTGGGCGACATTGCCAAACGCGCGAAGGTCAGTCACGGGCTTGTCAACTTCTACTTCGGCAGCCTGGAGAACCTCCTGATAGAAGCGCTCCTTTCCACCGAGGAGCGCTTCTATGAGGTAGCCGACAGCATCGCGACACGACCGACATCAGGCACGGAGCGTCTGCGTCGCCTGGTGGAATGGGTGTTCTCCGAAGACAGTCGGCAGACTCGAGCCTGGACCCTCTGGCTCGAAAGCTGGGCTGAGGCCGCTCACCGAGACGTCGTCGCTGACGCGCGGGCCCGACAGGATGAGCGCTGGCGGACACTCTTCGACAACGCTGTCGCCGACGACTTCCCCGGGAGCGAGGAGGAACGTGAGTCCGCCATCCTCACGTTGGCCGCCCTGCTCGATGGCCTCATGGTGCAGGTCGCCCTCGAAGATCCGACCATCACAACGGCCAAGGCATACGAGCTGGGCGTCCGATACACGGAACAGATGATGAAGTAG
- a CDS encoding TetR family transcriptional regulator C-terminal domain-containing protein, translating to MLAGDEVEDRKRAVMAAAESLIAEEGYETVRLRDIARRAGVSIGSIQHYFDTRDTLLLETVSAASLRRAREWAQLGAEYDDPTTRMRALLRGSVTDRERCAAWMTMCSAATRHPELVPHVATIYDSWRASLARTLRDGVEAAVFSPTQPDDQVLDTIMAVIDGLIVDAGLNIQPFDPERSGTLLEQVAGLLLQIDFTEVRRP from the coding sequence ATGTTGGCGGGCGACGAGGTCGAAGATCGGAAGCGAGCGGTGATGGCCGCGGCGGAGTCTCTCATCGCCGAGGAGGGGTACGAGACCGTTCGCCTGCGCGACATCGCTCGACGGGCTGGTGTGTCGATCGGATCGATCCAGCACTACTTCGACACCCGTGACACTCTCCTTTTGGAGACGGTGAGCGCGGCGAGTTTGCGACGAGCGCGGGAATGGGCCCAGCTCGGCGCCGAATATGACGACCCGACTACACGGATGCGCGCGCTCCTCCGGGGATCGGTCACGGACCGCGAGCGGTGTGCCGCGTGGATGACGATGTGCTCCGCGGCGACCCGGCACCCAGAACTTGTGCCGCATGTCGCCACGATCTACGACTCGTGGCGAGCGTCCTTGGCCCGCACGCTGCGCGACGGCGTCGAGGCTGCCGTCTTCTCGCCGACCCAGCCGGACGACCAGGTTCTAGACACGATCATGGCGGTGATCGATGGCCTGATCGTCGACGCCGGCCTGAACATCCAGCCGTTCGACCCAGAACGATCGGGAACGCTTCTGGAGCAGGTCGCCGGACTCCTCCTGCAGATTGATTTCACCGAGGTGCGACGACCATGA